One window of the Streptomyces asoensis genome contains the following:
- a CDS encoding magnesium and cobalt transport protein CorA, whose protein sequence is MSMIRDLRAVVRPARPSLRKGGGRMDTGAYDTTRDPATPSAVVDCAVYRDGSRVAYPQPPTPQEAMRQVRRDGGFVWIGLHEPTEAEFAGIASEFGLHPLAVEDAVQAHQRPKLERYDDSLFTVFKTIHYIEHDRLTANSEVVETGEVMCFTGKDFFITVRHGGQGSLRALRHRLQDDPELLAKGPSAVLHAIADHVVDGYIAVADAVQDDIDEVETEVFSPGRKGTPRGTDAGRIYQLKREVLEFKRAVSPLLRPMQLLSERPMRLVDPDIQKYFRDVADHLARVQEQVIGFDELLNSILQANLAQASVAQNEDMRKITSWAAIIAVPTMVCGVYGMNFDYMPELHSKFGYPVVMSAMVALCIGIHRTLKRNGWL, encoded by the coding sequence ATGTCGATGATCCGCGACCTCCGTGCCGTTGTCCGCCCGGCCCGTCCCTCTCTGCGCAAGGGGGGCGGGCGTATGGACACCGGCGCCTACGACACCACCCGCGACCCCGCGACGCCGTCGGCCGTCGTCGACTGCGCGGTCTACCGCGACGGCTCACGTGTCGCCTACCCGCAGCCCCCGACCCCGCAGGAGGCCATGCGCCAGGTGCGGCGCGACGGAGGCTTCGTGTGGATCGGGCTGCACGAGCCGACCGAGGCCGAATTCGCCGGTATCGCGAGCGAGTTCGGGCTGCACCCGCTGGCCGTGGAGGACGCCGTACAGGCACACCAGCGGCCCAAGCTGGAGCGCTACGACGACTCCCTCTTCACGGTCTTCAAGACCATCCACTACATCGAGCACGACCGGCTCACGGCCAACAGCGAGGTCGTCGAGACCGGTGAGGTCATGTGCTTCACCGGCAAGGACTTCTTCATCACCGTCCGGCACGGCGGCCAGGGCTCGCTGCGCGCACTGCGCCACCGCCTCCAGGACGACCCCGAGCTGCTCGCCAAGGGCCCCTCGGCGGTGCTGCACGCCATCGCCGACCACGTCGTCGACGGCTACATCGCGGTCGCGGACGCCGTCCAGGACGACATCGACGAGGTCGAGACGGAGGTGTTCTCGCCGGGACGCAAGGGCACCCCGCGCGGCACGGACGCCGGCCGGATCTATCAACTCAAGCGTGAGGTACTGGAGTTCAAGCGCGCGGTGTCGCCGCTGCTGCGGCCGATGCAGCTGCTGAGCGAGCGGCCGATGCGGCTGGTCGACCCCGACATCCAGAAGTACTTCCGGGACGTCGCCGACCACCTCGCCCGGGTCCAGGAGCAGGTCATCGGCTTCGACGAACTGCTCAACTCGATCCTCCAGGCCAACCTCGCGCAGGCGTCCGTCGCACAGAACGAGGACATGCGGAAGATCACGTCCTGGGCCGCCATCATCGCCGTACCGACGATGGTGTGCGGGGTGTACGGAATGAACTTCGACTACATGCCGGAACTACACTCGAAGTTCGGCTATCCCGTGGTCATGTCGGCCATGGTGGCGCTCTGTATCGGCATCCACCGCACGCTGAAGCGCAACGGCTGGCTGTGA
- a CDS encoding suppressor of fused domain protein: protein MVDVLPLVEARLRSALGEPDARAAVTFLGTDRLEVLRFHEGDVVRYATLGMSAQPMSDPTAMLADPVEGPRAELVLSVRPGASDTDKVLRPLAVLAASPQVEGVVVAPGSSLDVGEPLWPGAPFTSVLVAEPGGLVEDLDLDEPLDPVRFLPLLPMTPNEAAWKRVHGAQALQERWLTSGTDLRDPSRKSVPLD, encoded by the coding sequence ATGGTTGATGTTCTTCCTCTGGTCGAGGCTCGTTTGCGCAGCGCGTTGGGCGAGCCGGACGCCCGCGCCGCGGTCACCTTCCTCGGTACGGACCGCCTCGAGGTGCTGCGTTTCCACGAGGGCGACGTCGTCCGCTACGCCACGCTCGGCATGTCCGCGCAGCCGATGAGCGACCCGACGGCGATGCTCGCCGACCCGGTCGAGGGGCCGCGTGCCGAGCTGGTGCTGTCCGTACGGCCCGGCGCGTCCGACACCGACAAGGTGCTCCGCCCGCTGGCCGTGCTCGCCGCGTCCCCGCAGGTCGAGGGCGTGGTCGTGGCCCCCGGCAGCTCCCTCGACGTGGGTGAACCCCTGTGGCCCGGCGCCCCGTTCACCTCGGTCCTGGTCGCCGAGCCGGGCGGTCTGGTCGAGGATCTCGACCTTGACGAGCCTCTCGATCCGGTCCGCTTCCTGCCCCTGCTCCCCATGACCCCCAACGAGGCGGCCTGGAAGCGCGTGCACGGCGCCCAGGCGCTCCAGGAGCGCTGGCTGACGAGCGGGACGGACCTCCGGGATCCGTCCCGGAAGTCCGTCCCGCTTGATTGA